The nucleotide sequence TCGCGCACGACCTTGGCCAGCACCGTCAGCGACCCGAAGTCGGCGTAGTAGCCCTGCCCCTCGCCGGTGAGCAGCGCGTGCAGCGCATGGTGGACGTCGTCGTCCCACTGCGCGTCGAGGCCGTAGCCGCCGGCCGTGCGCGGCTCGATCATGATCGGGTCGTTGAGGTCGGACTCCGCGATCAGCGGCAGCGGCCGGCCCAGCTCGCCGGCCAGCTTCTCCACCGCCGCGGACAGCTCGGCCAGCAGGTGCGGGTGTCCGTGCCCGGCCAGCGGGTCGGCCAGCGCGTGCACGGCGTCCAGCCGCAGCCCGTCGAGGTGGTAGTCGCGCAGCCACATCAGCGCGTTGTCGACGACGAACCGGCGCACGGCCGGCTCGCCAAGATTGACGACGTCGCCCCAGGCGGTGCCGGCGTCGGCCTTGAGGTACGGCCCGAACCGGGGCAGGTGGTTGCCGCTCGGGCCGACGTGGTTGTAGACGACGTCCAGCACGACCGCCAGCCCGCGCGCGTGGCAGGCGTCGACGAACCGCTTGAAACCGTCCGGCCCGCCCAGCGGCTCGTGCACGGCGTACCAGCCGACGCCGTCGTAGCCCCAGTTCCAGTCGCCGCCCAGCGCGTTGACCGGCAGCACCTCGACGTGCGTCACGCCCAGCGCGACCAGGTGGTCCAGCCGCCCGACGGCGCCGTCGAAGGTGCCCTCGGGGCTGAACGTGCCGATGTGCAGCTCGTAGAGGACGGCGCCGGCCAGCGGACGACCGGCCCAGCCGCGGTCGGTCCAGCGGAACGCCGCGTGGTCGTACACCCGGGCCCGGCCGTTGACGCCGAGCGGCAGCCAGGCCGCGCGCGGGTCGGGCAGCACCTCGGGGGAGTCGTCCAGCTGCCAGCCGTAGTCGGTGCCGGGCGCGGCCGGAGCGTGCGCCGTCCACCAGCCGCCCGGAGCCCGCACCGCCGTCGCCGTGCGCCGGCCGGCCCGCAGCTGCACGCGGCGGGCGGCCGGGGCCCAGACCAGGAAGGTCGTCATGCCGGTGGGGCGAGCAGCGCGACGGGATAGTGGCCGAGTAGGTCGGCCAGCCGGACGGGGCCGCCGCCGACCGGCCGGCCGGTGAGCACGTCGACGAGACCGTCCGGCAGTTCGGCGACGGTGTCCGCCCAGCCGCCGCGGGCGGCCAGCCCGACGGGCAGTCGCGTCGCGACGGTGACGGCGCCGCCGCGGTCGAACACGACGGCGTGGTCGGACGCCGGGCCGTGCACCGGGACCCGCCGGTACGCCGTGAACAGGTCCGGCCGGTCGCGCCGCAGCCGCAACGCCTGCGAGAGGACCCACACCTTGGCGGCGCCGGACGCGTCCACCGGCGGCCGCGCGTCGGCGGCGTCGGCCTGCGTCAGTAGCGCCCGCAGCCGCGCGAAGTCGACCGGGCGCCGGTTGTCGGGGTCGACCAGCGAGTCGTCCCAGCCCTCGGTGCCCTGATAGACGTCGGGCACGCCGGGCATGGTGAGCTGCACGAGCTTCTGGCCGAGCGCGTTGCTCCAGCCGTGCGGCCGGATGAGGTCGACGAACCCGTCGACGGCCGCCCGCAGCTCGGGCCGGTCGGCCAGCGCGTCGAGGGCGGCGTGGACGGCCGCCTCGACCTCCTCGTCGGGGTCGGCCCAGGTCGTGACCGTGCCGGCCTCGCGCAGCGCCTTTGTCGCGTACGTGTGCAGGCGGTCGCGCTGGTCCAGGCCGATGCCGGCGACCGTCTGCCAGAGCAGGTAGCCGGCGGCGGCGTCGGGCAGGGGCGCCTCGGCGGCCAGCAGCCGGACCAGCCGGCCCCACTCCTCCGGGACCTCGGCCAGCACCGCCAGCCGCGCGCGGACGTCCTCGCCGCGCTTGGTGTCGTGCGTGGACAGCGTGGTCATCGAGCGCGGCGCCCGCCGCACCCGTGCCTCCTGGGCGGCGTGGAAGTCGTCCAGGCCGAGGCCGAACCGGGCCGGGTCGCCGCCGACCTCGTTGAGTGCGACGAACCGGGCGTAGCGGTAGGCGGCGGTGTCCTCGACGCCCTTGGCCGTGACGGCGCCCGTGGTCTGCTGGAACCGGACGCACAGCTCGTCGGACGGATCGGTCAGCCGGGGCGCCAGCGCGTCGAACGCCGCCTCAAGCGCCGGCCGCCGGCGCCGCGCCGCCGCGAACGCCGCGTCGAGGTGTTCGGCGCCCGACGACGGCAGGTACGAGCGGTAGACCGGGAACGACACCGCCAGCTCGGTCAGCGCGGCGAACGCCTGCGGGACCGACGGCGCCAGCCGGGCCAGCCGGTGGAACTCCGAGCGCAGGATCGTGGTGGCGACCGCCCGCTTCCCGATCAGCGCATGCGTGGGCCAGTCGAGCTCGTCGCCGGTGACCGACCGGTAGAGCCGGTCCAGCGCCGGTTCCGCCGCCGGGTCGACGAACAGCGGGCCCACCTCGGCGAGCGCGTCGTACCCGGTGGTGCCGTCGACCGGCCAGTCGGGCAGCTCCTCGCCGGGCTCCAGGATCTTCTCGGCCAGGATCCAGGCGTCCGGCGCCTGCGACCGCAGCCGGCGCAGGTAGCCGACGGGGTCGGCCAGCCCGTCCGGGTGGTCGACCCGCAGGCCGTCGACGCCGTCGTCGTCGACCCAGCGGAGGATGCGCTCGTGCGTCGCCGCCGCGACCTCCGGGTCCTCGACCCGCACCCCGGCCAGCGACGACACGGCGAAGAATCGCCGGTACGCGAGGTCGGTCTCGCCCCGTCGCGCGTCGGCCAGCTCGTAGAACTGGCGGTCGTGCACGTCGGCGGCGGTGTCGCCCGGCCGCGGTTCGGTGTCCGGCGCCAGCGGGTACCGCAGACCGCCGGCGACCAGCGCGTCGCCGTCCAGCTCGATCGTGTCCGGCGGGCCCAGCACCGGCAGCAGCAGCCGCCCGGCCGGCCAGTCGACGTCGAACCAGCCGGCGTACTTCGACGCGGGGCCGTGCCGCAGCAGGTCCTGCCAGGCCGGGTTCTGCTCCGGGTCGGCGACGCCCTGGTGGTTCGGGACGAGGTCGACGACGATGCGCAGCCCGTGCGCCCGGGCCGCCTCGACCAGCGCCTGCCAGCCCGCCTCGCCGCCGCGCTCGTCGTCCATCCGGGTCGGGTCGACGACGTCGTAGCCGTGGGTCGACCCGGCGGAGGCCCGCAGCACCGGCGACAGGTAGACGGCGCCGGCGCCGAGGTCGCGCAGGTACGCCGTCAGCTCAGCGGCCGCCGCCAGCGGGAAGGCAGCGCTCAGCTGCAGCCGGTAGGTCGACGACGGCGCCGCGGGCGTCACGGCGTGCTGTCCCGCGGCGTCTGCAGGACCAGCAGCGACCGCGCCTGTACGGTGACGACCGCGCCCGCCGCCCGCGGGCCGCCACGGTCGCCGGCGTCGTCGTCGGCGGTGTCGATGACGGTGTCCCAGGCGGCGCCGAACTCCGCACCCGGCAGGGTGAACTCCAGTGGCTCGTGGTGGGCGTTGAAGCAGAGCAGGAACGAGTCGTCGACGACCCGCCGCCCGCGGCCGTCGACCTCAGCGATGCCGTTGCCGTTGAGGAACACCGCGATGGCCCGGCCGAACCCGGAGTCCCAGTCGGCCTCCGTCATCGGGCTGCCGTCGGGACGCAGCCAGTCGATGTCGGGCAGCCCCTCGGCGCCCGGCCGCCGCACCGGCAGGCCGTTGAAGAACCGGCGCCGCCGGAACACCGGGTGCGCCGCACGCAGCGCCGTCACCCGCTTGGTGAACTCCTGCAGCGCGCGGTCGGCGTCCTCCCAGTCGACCCAGGCGAGGTCGTTGTCCTGGCAGAACGCGTTGTTGTTGCCGTCCTGGGTGCGGCCCAGCTCGTCGCCGTGGCTGATCATCGGCACGCCCTGCGACAGCAGCAGCGTCGCGAGGAAGTTGCGCTGCTGGCGGGCCCGGGTCGCGTTGACCTGCGGGTCATCCGTCAGGCCCTCGACGCCGCAGTTCCACGACCGGTTGTGGCTCTCGCCGTCCTTGTTGTCCTCGAGGTTGGCCTCGTTGTGCTTCTCGTTGTACGAGACGAGGTCGCGCAGGGTGAAGCCGTCGTGTGCGGTGACGAAGTTGATCGACGCGCCCGGGCGGCGGGTGGACTGCTCGTAGAGGTCGGCCGAGCCGGTGATGCGCGACGCGAACTCGCCCAGCGTGGCCGGCTCGCCGCGCCAGAGGTCGCGGACGGTGTCGCGGTACTTGCCGTTCCACTCCGACCACTGCGGCGGGAAGTTGCCCACCTGGTAGCCGCCGGGGCCGAGGTCCCACGGCTCGGCGATCAGCTTCACCTGGCTCACCGTCGGGTCCTGCTGCACGAGGTCGA is from Jiangella alkaliphila and encodes:
- the treZ gene encoding malto-oligosyltrehalose trehalohydrolase, coding for MTTFLVWAPAARRVQLRAGRRTATAVRAPGGWWTAHAPAAPGTDYGWQLDDSPEVLPDPRAAWLPLGVNGRARVYDHAAFRWTDRGWAGRPLAGAVLYELHIGTFSPEGTFDGAVGRLDHLVALGVTHVEVLPVNALGGDWNWGYDGVGWYAVHEPLGGPDGFKRFVDACHARGLAVVLDVVYNHVGPSGNHLPRFGPYLKADAGTAWGDVVNLGEPAVRRFVVDNALMWLRDYHLDGLRLDAVHALADPLAGHGHPHLLAELSAAVEKLAGELGRPLPLIAESDLNDPIMIEPRTAGGYGLDAQWDDDVHHALHALLTGEGQGYYADFGSLTVLAKVVRDAFLHDGRFSSFRGRPHGHPVDRARTSGHRFVVCLQNHDQVGNRAAGERLTELASPARLRLGVVLLLSLPFTPMLWMGEEWAAATRWPYFTSHPDPVLAAAIGPGRLEEFRRHGWDTSAMIDPQDPAAFRTARLDWTEPARPGHAEMLDLYRRMIALRAAEPELRDGDLTAVASGFDEDAGWFVLHRGALRVVVNLAAEPRRVPLSGTAGDVLLATGPLTPAADGATVELGAESAAVLRTRSATP
- the treY gene encoding malto-oligosyltrehalose synthase codes for the protein MTPAAPSSTYRLQLSAAFPLAAAAELTAYLRDLGAGAVYLSPVLRASAGSTHGYDVVDPTRMDDERGGEAGWQALVEAARAHGLRIVVDLVPNHQGVADPEQNPAWQDLLRHGPASKYAGWFDVDWPAGRLLLPVLGPPDTIELDGDALVAGGLRYPLAPDTEPRPGDTAADVHDRQFYELADARRGETDLAYRRFFAVSSLAGVRVEDPEVAAATHERILRWVDDDGVDGLRVDHPDGLADPVGYLRRLRSQAPDAWILAEKILEPGEELPDWPVDGTTGYDALAEVGPLFVDPAAEPALDRLYRSVTGDELDWPTHALIGKRAVATTILRSEFHRLARLAPSVPQAFAALTELAVSFPVYRSYLPSSGAEHLDAAFAAARRRRPALEAAFDALAPRLTDPSDELCVRFQQTTGAVTAKGVEDTAAYRYARFVALNEVGGDPARFGLGLDDFHAAQEARVRRAPRSMTTLSTHDTKRGEDVRARLAVLAEVPEEWGRLVRLLAAEAPLPDAAAGYLLWQTVAGIGLDQRDRLHTYATKALREAGTVTTWADPDEEVEAAVHAALDALADRPELRAAVDGFVDLIRPHGWSNALGQKLVQLTMPGVPDVYQGTEGWDDSLVDPDNRRPVDFARLRALLTQADAADARPPVDASGAAKVWVLSQALRLRRDRPDLFTAYRRVPVHGPASDHAVVFDRGGAVTVATRLPVGLAARGGWADTVAELPDGLVDVLTGRPVGGGPVRLADLLGHYPVALLAPPA